The uncultured Campylobacter sp. genome segment TAAAAATTAAAGATAAAGATTTTGAAATCGAGATAAAAAAATATGGCCCATGCGGTGGGAGTACGCTTCAGCTCGCCGCACCGGCACCCGCTCCGCAGCTTGCTGCGCCTTCAGTAAGCGTGCTCGTGGGCGACAAGCCCGCCACAAAAGGCTCGATGGATACGATCGACAGCCCGATGGTAGGCACTTTTTATAAGGCGCCGAGCCCTGGTGCGGCAGAGTTCGTAAGCGTGGGCCAGGTCGTGCATAAGGGCGATACGATCGGCATCATCGAAGCGATGAAGATTATGAACGAGATC includes the following:
- the accB gene encoding acetyl-CoA carboxylase biotin carboxyl carrier protein, with amino-acid sequence MTKAEIKELMDFFGEKQGINELKIKDKDFEIEIKKYGPCGGSTLQLAAPAPAPQLAAPSVSVLVGDKPATKGSMDTIDSPMVGTFYKAPSPGAAEFVSVGQVVHKGDTIGIIEAMKIMNEIEAEFDCRIKKALVEDGQPVEYAMALFEVEKL